The sequence below is a genomic window from Pleurocapsa sp. PCC 7327.
TACCGAATTGCTTTTAAAAATTTCTCTACTGTTTGATTAAAAATTTCTGGTTCGACTAAAAATGCCCAATGATTGCCTGGAACTTCACAAATTTGTAGATTTTTTAAATAAGTTTTATAGGGTTTGAGCTGCCATGCAGTGCGATTGAGTCCTTTTTGAGGTTTGACAAACAGCGTTGGAATATCAATCGGTTGCGTTAGTCCTGCCACTTGCATGACTTCTTCAAAAATGCGATCGCGAGCTTGCACAACAAATTTACTGCCCCAAGTTCCATCGCTTTTTTGTTCGATACTAGCTTGAAAAACTTGCTCCTGTAAAGGCTTCCAATCGCGATATTGTTTTAATTGACGCGCCAATTTTTCTGCTTCCTCGTAACTAGAAAAAGATCCCATAATTTTAAGGAAAGGTAAAACGCGGTACAAAATTGGAAACGTTATTTTAAACCAACTAGGAATTTTCCCAATAAAAAAGGGATCGACGAGAATTAAACTCCGAAAACGTTTGGGATCTTGTCTTGCCCAAATTGTTAATAATTTAGCACTCCACGAATGAGCTAAAACATGAGCGGAAGACCATCCTAAATGTTTCATTAGTGCTTCTAAATCGGCAATAAAATCGGAGAATAAATAATTATTTTCAGGCTTGCTACTGTCTCCATGACCGCGCAAATCGGGAGCAATAATGTGGTAGTTGAGCGCTAGATAGTCTCCCAGACTCGACCATACTAAAGCGCAATCAACCAAACCATGTAAGAGAATTAAAGGTTCTTTTCCGCTATTCCATTCTAAATAAGACAACTGAATGTCAGAAAAATTTAAGATTTGACGGATAGGCGCGATTGCATTCATATTACAAGCAAAGCTTTTTTTCCTTTCAGATTTAGCAAGTGCCAAAAGATTAATCAGGTAATTGCATCCGTCTTAGGGTGTATCTAGCTGCATTAAAGATAAACAATCCCAAAATAATTAAAATTATAAAAAATAGCCAAACTCCTGCCCAGCCAGTTCCTCTCACAAAAGTATCTCGGCTGATTTCGAGATAGTATCTAGCCGGAACGATATTAGAAATTAGGGAAAGAGGAAAGGGAATATTACTCAAAGGATAAATAAAGCCAGATAAGAGAAAAGCTGTTAAAAAACCAATTAGAGCGACTGCTTGAATAGCTGAAGTTCGATCGGCCGCTCGGCTGCCAATTAGGAGTCCAAACATAACACTATCAGTTAGATAAATTAGCGTGCTAATTAATAAGAGAATTGGATCGCCTGCAAAACCGATTCGCCAGAGTAACATCCCAGATCCTACAATAAAAATCATTTCTAAAATACCAATGATGAGATAGGCCAATCCTTTTCCTAAAAGCAGTTCTGTTGCACTAAGGTTAGAAGCATAAACTTGTATAATCGTTCCTTGAACCTTTTCGCTTACCATGGCAAGTGCCGCTAATAAGGAAGGATATATCCATAAAATTATGCCCAACAATCCGGGAACGATATAAAGCGATTCTTTTCTTCCAGGATTAAACCAAAGGCGAATACGGGGGATAACTTTATTAGTATTTGGTTGTAATTTAGAACTGCGTAAAAAATATAGAGTTGTTGCTCGGATACTATTTTGAATCACCCTGGCATTATTCACATCGCTGCCATCGACTATTGCTTGAACTTCTACAGGGATTTCGGATTTAATTTTGCGGCTAAAATCTGGCGGAATCACAACAGCAACTTTAGCCAGTCCCCTATCGACAACTTCTTCAGGATCGCTAGAAGATAATTGGCTACCTTTAGCGATGGGAATAAACTGATTGGTAGCAAATAAACGCTCAATGTAAGCTCGACTTAAAGGCGTATTATCAAAATCTTGTATGTGTAAGGGAATATCTTTTGCCTCTAGACGAATAGCATAACCGAAGATAATTAAAGTGATAAAAGGCAGAATAAATGCCAGAGC
It includes:
- a CDS encoding alpha/beta fold hydrolase, which codes for MNAIAPIRQILNFSDIQLSYLEWNSGKEPLILLHGLVDCALVWSSLGDYLALNYHIIAPDLRGHGDSSKPENNYLFSDFIADLEALMKHLGWSSAHVLAHSWSAKLLTIWARQDPKRFRSLILVDPFFIGKIPSWFKITFPILYRVLPFLKIMGSFSSYEEAEKLARQLKQYRDWKPLQEQVFQASIEQKSDGTWGSKFVVQARDRIFEEVMQVAGLTQPIDIPTLFVKPQKGLNRTAWQLKPYKTYLKNLQICEVPGNHWAFLVEPEIFNQTVEKFLKAIR
- a CDS encoding ABC transporter permease, encoding MKRILSQCYKELSQFKRDRLTVALAFILPFITLIIFGYAIRLEAKDIPLHIQDFDNTPLSRAYIERLFATNQFIPIAKGSQLSSSDPEEVVDRGLAKVAVVIPPDFSRKIKSEIPVEVQAIVDGSDVNNARVIQNSIRATTLYFLRSSKLQPNTNKVIPRIRLWFNPGRKESLYIVPGLLGIILWIYPSLLAALAMVSEKVQGTIIQVYASNLSATELLLGKGLAYLIIGILEMIFIVGSGMLLWRIGFAGDPILLLISTLIYLTDSVMFGLLIGSRAADRTSAIQAVALIGFLTAFLLSGFIYPLSNIPFPLSLISNIVPARYYLEISRDTFVRGTGWAGVWLFFIILIILGLFIFNAARYTLRRMQLPD